In the Deinococcus sp. YIM 134068 genome, one interval contains:
- a CDS encoding GGDEF domain-containing protein, translating to MRSATANEVKVAPEEEFRRHALLSLLGCVAVVSVLSLGASSSWSFTNGTWEDIGLTFLTVKSVVLFGWLWWWPAHFRVVGLVELLTKGVTGAYKFGVTLLDEHTAQGLGGYTFWLILYYIVASLVLRGRQAVVASLALFAVLLVQGGLYWFAGDVPAHLKATYGNTLAQMYLMHATLIAFLALQGRLLGQLVQAVRKAEGEARFAHVDALTELPNRRQLEVWLAEHQSQVVGAPLSVILFDLDHFKRVNDTHGHDAGDRVLRAVAGAARPALRPHDRLGRWGGEEFLVLLPGTPGPEARAVAECLQAALSAFHHTGVGRVTVSCGVAQALPGETTGDLLKRADEALYEAKRNGRALVRVAV from the coding sequence ATGAGGTCGGCGACGGCGAACGAGGTGAAGGTGGCCCCGGAGGAGGAGTTCCGGCGTCACGCCCTGCTCAGCCTGCTCGGCTGCGTGGCGGTCGTGTCCGTGCTGTCGCTGGGGGCGTCGTCCTCGTGGTCGTTCACCAACGGGACCTGGGAGGACATCGGCCTGACGTTCCTGACCGTGAAGAGTGTGGTGTTGTTCGGCTGGTTGTGGTGGTGGCCCGCCCACTTCCGGGTCGTCGGCCTCGTGGAACTGCTGACCAAAGGCGTCACGGGAGCCTACAAGTTCGGGGTGACGCTGCTGGACGAACACACCGCGCAGGGCCTGGGGGGGTACACCTTCTGGCTGATCCTGTATTACATCGTCGCCTCGCTCGTCCTGCGGGGGCGTCAGGCGGTGGTGGCCTCGCTCGCCCTGTTTGCCGTGTTGCTCGTGCAGGGCGGGCTGTACTGGTTCGCAGGTGACGTTCCGGCCCACCTCAAGGCGACCTACGGCAACACGCTGGCGCAGATGTACCTGATGCACGCGACCCTGATCGCGTTCCTGGCGCTTCAGGGTCGCCTGCTCGGTCAGCTCGTGCAGGCCGTCCGCAAGGCCGAGGGGGAGGCCCGCTTCGCCCATGTGGACGCCCTGACGGAGTTGCCGAATCGCCGCCAGCTTGAGGTGTGGCTGGCCGAACACCAGTCGCAGGTGGTGGGTGCCCCCCTGAGCGTGATCCTCTTCGACCTCGATCACTTCAAGCGGGTGAACGACACCCACGGCCACGACGCCGGGGACCGCGTGCTGCGCGCCGTGGCCGGGGCCGCCCGCCCGGCCCTGCGCCCCCACGACCGGCTCGGGCGCTGGGGCGGCGAGGAGTTCCTGGTGCTGCTGCCCGGCACCCCCGGCCCCGAGGCCCGCGCGGTCGCCGAATGCCTTCAGGCGGCGCTCTCGGCCTTCCACCACACGGGCGTGGGCCGCGTGACGGTCAGTTGCGGTGTGGCGCAGGCTCTCCCCGGCGAGACGACGGGCGACCTCCTCAAGCGGGCCGACGAGGCGCTGTACGAGGCCAAGCGGAACGGGCGCGCACTCGTGCGGGTGGCGGTGTGA